The following proteins are encoded in a genomic region of Bacillus sp. FJAT-22090:
- a CDS encoding TIGR00282 family metallophosphoesterase, producing MKILFIGDIVGSIGRDTLESYLPRLKRKYNPDVVIANGENAAAGRGITRNIFQGLLHMGVDVVTMGNHTWDQKEIMDFIDDTDYLIRPANFSEEAPGKGMTSITKNGQTISVINIHGRTFLPPHDDPFKKATELVEEAKKLSPIIFVDFHAEATSEKIAFGWHLDGKASVVVGTHTHVQTADSRILPGGTAYITDVGMTGPYDEVLGMKKEDVLYRFQTNMPTRFEVPKSGRSVLSGFFVEVDSATGKAIYQERVYINDDYPFKG from the coding sequence TTGAAAATATTATTTATTGGTGACATTGTTGGATCTATAGGAAGAGATACATTAGAAAGTTATTTACCAAGACTTAAAAGAAAATATAATCCCGACGTAGTAATTGCAAACGGTGAAAATGCTGCAGCGGGTCGAGGGATCACAAGAAATATATTCCAAGGCTTATTGCACATGGGTGTAGATGTCGTAACAATGGGTAATCATACATGGGATCAGAAAGAAATCATGGACTTTATCGATGATACTGACTATTTAATTCGACCTGCAAACTTTTCAGAGGAAGCACCAGGTAAAGGAATGACATCTATCACTAAAAATGGGCAAACTATTTCAGTTATAAATATACATGGTAGAACTTTCTTACCTCCTCATGATGATCCATTTAAAAAAGCGACGGAGTTAGTAGAAGAAGCAAAAAAATTATCGCCGATTATCTTCGTGGATTTCCACGCGGAGGCAACTAGTGAAAAAATTGCATTTGGTTGGCATTTAGATGGAAAAGCATCAGTTGTCGTAGGCACACATACACATGTGCAAACCGCTGATTCGCGTATTCTGCCTGGAGGTACTGCTTATATTACAGATGTAGGTATGACTGGACCATACGATGAAGTACTAGGTATGAAAAAAGAAGATGTATTGTATCGATTTCAAACGAATATGCCAACTCGTTTTGAAGTTCCAAAAAGTGGGCGTTCTGTATTAAGTGGCTTTTTTGTAGAGGTAGATAGTGCTACAGGGAAAGCAATTTATCAAGAGCGTGTTTATATAAACGATGACTATCCGTTTAAAGGCTAA
- the rny gene encoding ribonuclease Y, translating into MPLLLEIIISALLGLFVGAVVGYIYLKKVNDSKVTGAKQSSALILDEAKREAEALKKEALLEAKDETHQLRIEAESDIRERRMELQKQENRLLQREENLDRKDDALNKREVGLERKEDALTERQQHIEQKESKVDELVNKQQSELERISTLTREEAKAIILQEVENELATDIAVMTKESETRAKEEADKKSREILSLALQRFAADHVAETTVSVVNLPNDEMKGRIIGREGRNIRTLETLTGIDLIIDDTPEAVILSGFDPIRRETARLALEKLVQDGRIHPARIEEMVEKSRREVDEQIREIGEQTTFDVGVHNLHPDLMKILGRLRYRTSYGQNVLKHSTEVAFLAGLLAAELGEDVTLARRAGLLHDIGKAIDHEVEGSHVEIGVELATKYKEHPVVINSIASHHGDTEATSVIAVLVAAADALSAARPGARSETLENYIRRLEKLEEISESYDGVEKSFAIQAGREIRIIVRPDQIDDISAHRLARDIRKRIEEELDYPGHIKVTVIRETRAVEYAK; encoded by the coding sequence ATGCCATTATTATTGGAAATTATCATCTCCGCTTTGCTTGGTCTGTTCGTCGGTGCCGTTGTTGGTTATATTTATCTGAAAAAAGTGAACGATTCAAAAGTGACTGGTGCAAAACAATCTTCTGCACTCATCTTAGATGAAGCAAAGCGAGAAGCGGAAGCATTAAAAAAAGAAGCACTATTAGAAGCCAAAGATGAAACTCACCAATTACGAATTGAAGCAGAATCTGACATCCGTGAACGCCGAATGGAACTGCAAAAACAGGAAAATCGGTTATTACAAAGAGAAGAGAATCTTGATCGTAAGGATGATGCTCTAAACAAGAGAGAAGTAGGTCTTGAGCGTAAAGAAGATGCTCTAACCGAAAGACAACAGCATATCGAACAGAAAGAAAGTAAAGTGGACGAGCTAGTGAATAAGCAACAAAGCGAACTCGAAAGAATCTCTACTTTAACACGTGAAGAAGCGAAAGCGATAATTCTTCAAGAAGTAGAAAATGAGCTTGCTACGGATATTGCTGTAATGACGAAGGAATCTGAAACACGAGCAAAAGAAGAAGCAGATAAAAAATCTCGTGAAATTCTTTCTTTAGCATTACAACGTTTTGCAGCTGATCATGTTGCAGAAACAACTGTTTCTGTAGTTAATTTACCAAACGATGAAATGAAAGGTCGTATCATTGGTCGTGAAGGTAGAAACATTCGTACGCTCGAAACTTTAACTGGTATTGATTTGATTATTGATGATACGCCAGAAGCTGTTATTCTATCAGGATTTGATCCAATACGTAGAGAAACTGCCCGCTTGGCACTTGAAAAATTAGTACAAGATGGTCGTATTCATCCGGCACGTATTGAGGAAATGGTAGAAAAATCAAGAAGAGAAGTGGATGAACAAATCCGTGAAATCGGTGAGCAGACTACATTTGATGTAGGTGTTCATAATTTACATCCAGATTTAATGAAAATTTTAGGTCGACTTCGCTATCGTACAAGTTATGGGCAAAACGTATTAAAGCATTCAACCGAAGTAGCATTTTTAGCTGGTTTACTTGCAGCAGAGCTTGGTGAAGATGTAACTCTAGCGAGACGAGCAGGCTTACTTCACGACATCGGAAAAGCTATTGACCATGAAGTTGAAGGAAGTCATGTTGAAATCGGTGTCGAACTTGCAACGAAATATAAAGAGCATCCAGTAGTTATTAATAGTATTGCTTCTCATCATGGAGATACGGAGGCAACATCTGTTATAGCGGTATTGGTTGCAGCTGCAGATGCATTATCCGCAGCACGACCTGGTGCTAGAAGCGAGACATTAGAAAACTATATTCGTCGTTTAGAAAAACTAGAAGAAATTTCAGAGTCTTACGATGGCGTTGAAAAATCATTTGCTATTCAAGCTGGAAGAGAGATTCGTATTATCGTTCGTCCAGATCAAATAGATGACATTTCTGCTCATCGTTTGGCAAGAGATATCCGTAAACGAATCGAAGAAGAACTAGATTACCCTGGACATATTAAAGTAACTGTCATCAGAGAAACTAGAGCAGTAGAATACGCAAAATAG
- the recA gene encoding recombinase RecA has product MANDRKAALEMALKQIEKQFGKGSIMKLGEKTDREISTSSSGSLALDAALGIGGYPRGRIIETYGPESSGKTTVALHAIAEVQKTGGQAAFIDAEHALDPVYAQKLGVNIDELLLSQPDTGEQALEIAEALVRSGAVEILVIDSVAALVPKAEIEGEMGDSHIGLQARLMSQALRKLSGAINKSNTIAIFINQVREKVGVMFGNPEVTPGGRALKFYSSVRLEVRRAEAIKQGTDIVGNKTKIKVVKNKVAPPFRTAEVDIMYGEGISQEGEIVDLGSEMDIIQKSGSWYAYNEERIGQGRENAKQFLKENPAIKNEISQKIRESLGMTAASYTIAGHEPEEEEEEFELLLDEE; this is encoded by the coding sequence TTGGCTAATGATCGTAAAGCAGCTTTAGAAATGGCTTTAAAACAAATAGAGAAACAATTTGGTAAAGGTTCAATTATGAAACTTGGTGAAAAAACAGATAGAGAAATTTCAACATCCTCTAGTGGCTCTTTAGCACTTGATGCAGCTTTAGGAATAGGTGGATACCCAAGAGGTCGTATAATTGAGACATACGGTCCAGAAAGTTCTGGTAAAACTACAGTTGCACTACATGCAATTGCTGAAGTTCAAAAAACTGGAGGCCAAGCGGCTTTTATTGACGCAGAGCATGCGCTAGATCCTGTCTATGCTCAAAAACTAGGTGTAAATATCGATGAACTCCTTTTATCTCAACCGGATACGGGAGAACAAGCACTAGAAATAGCTGAGGCATTAGTACGTAGTGGAGCAGTTGAAATTTTAGTTATTGACTCTGTTGCTGCTCTAGTTCCTAAAGCTGAAATTGAGGGTGAAATGGGAGATTCTCATATTGGTCTTCAAGCTCGTTTAATGTCACAAGCATTACGTAAGCTTTCTGGAGCTATTAATAAATCAAATACTATTGCAATCTTCATCAACCAAGTTCGTGAAAAAGTAGGCGTGATGTTTGGAAATCCAGAAGTTACACCAGGTGGACGTGCACTTAAATTTTATAGCTCCGTACGTTTGGAAGTTAGACGTGCAGAAGCGATAAAACAAGGTACAGATATTGTAGGTAACAAAACGAAGATTAAAGTTGTAAAAAACAAAGTAGCTCCACCATTCAGAACAGCAGAAGTGGATATTATGTATGGGGAAGGAATTTCTCAAGAAGGAGAAATTGTGGACCTTGGTTCCGAAATGGACATTATTCAAAAAAGCGGTTCTTGGTATGCTTACAATGAAGAACGTATAGGACAGGGTAGAGAAAACGCAAAACAATTCCTTAAAGAAAATCCTGCTATTAAAAATGAAATTTCACAAAAAATCCGCGAATCTCTTGGAATGACTGCAGCTTCATATACTATTGCAGGACATGAGCCAGAAGAAGAAGAGGAAGAATTTGAATTATTATTAGATGAAGAATAA
- a CDS encoding competence/damage-inducible protein A — protein MKAEIIAVGSELLLGQISNTNARFISSQLAELGIDVYFHTVVGDNPKRLIDSIKIAEERADLIIFTGGLGPTKDDLTKETISAHLNKKLVLDQQALLYIEDFFKRMNREMTENNKKQALVLEGCTVLPNKNGMAPGMLLTSENHSYILLPGPPKEMEPMFQFEAKPLLLKLLNEETVILSHVMRFYGIGEAELETRVQDLLDNQTNPTLAPLASDGEVTLRLTAKSDSEAAAWEKIEVLQKEIFDRVGEYVYGYNDDSLASKLQEILVENQLTISAAESMTAGLFQSEIAAVKGMGAVLVGGMITYTESIKVDQLGVDQQIIDSFGVVSRECAEAMANCIKEKFNTNIGVGITGAAGPDAHGGQPAGTVWIGIALNDMAPVSYKLSLSGMRNTNRLRAVKFTIHYLIRLLREQGFKTI, from the coding sequence ATGAAAGCAGAGATAATTGCTGTAGGCTCAGAGTTATTGTTAGGGCAGATTTCAAATACGAATGCCCGATTTATTTCTTCCCAACTTGCTGAATTAGGAATCGATGTTTATTTTCACACGGTAGTGGGAGATAATCCGAAACGCTTAATCGATTCGATTAAAATCGCGGAAGAACGTGCAGATTTAATTATTTTCACAGGTGGTTTAGGACCTACAAAAGACGACCTAACAAAAGAAACTATTTCCGCTCATTTAAACAAAAAATTGGTACTTGATCAACAAGCGTTACTTTATATCGAAGACTTTTTCAAAAGAATGAACCGTGAAATGACCGAAAATAATAAAAAACAAGCATTAGTACTTGAAGGCTGTACAGTATTGCCGAATAAGAATGGGATGGCTCCCGGGATGCTACTTACATCAGAGAATCACTCGTATATCCTTTTACCTGGACCACCAAAAGAAATGGAGCCTATGTTCCAATTTGAAGCAAAACCATTACTGCTAAAATTACTCAATGAAGAAACGGTTATTTTGTCTCATGTAATGCGTTTTTATGGTATTGGTGAAGCAGAACTGGAAACGCGGGTACAGGACTTATTAGATAACCAAACAAACCCTACATTGGCTCCACTCGCTTCAGATGGGGAAGTTACGTTACGCTTGACAGCTAAAAGTGATTCAGAAGCTGCAGCATGGGAAAAGATTGAGGTTCTTCAAAAAGAGATTTTTGACCGTGTAGGTGAATATGTATATGGGTACAATGACGACTCTTTAGCCTCTAAGCTTCAAGAGATACTAGTTGAAAATCAATTAACTATTTCTGCCGCAGAAAGCATGACTGCAGGATTATTTCAATCCGAAATTGCTGCAGTTAAAGGAATGGGTGCAGTATTAGTTGGAGGTATGATTACATATACCGAGTCTATCAAAGTCGATCAACTTGGCGTAGATCAGCAAATAATAGACTCATTTGGGGTAGTATCTAGAGAATGTGCTGAGGCTATGGCTAATTGTATTAAAGAAAAATTTAATACAAATATTGGTGTTGGCATAACAGGGGCAGCTGGACCAGATGCTCATGGTGGCCAGCCGGCTGGCACTGTCTGGATAGGTATTGCTTTAAATGATATGGCACCAGTGTCGTATAAGTTAAGTCTTTCGGGTATGAGAAACACTAATAGACTGAGAGCTGTGAAATTTACTATTCATTACTTAATTCGATTACTTCGCGAACAAGGTTTTAAAACAATTTAA
- the pgsA gene encoding CDP-diacylglycerol--glycerol-3-phosphate 3-phosphatidyltransferase, with protein sequence MNIPNQISMFRIFLIPVFMFFMLVDFNWGDVSFLGATIPLGHLIGAIIFIIASITDFIDGYYARKYNLVTNMGKFLDPLADKLLVSAALIILVQFGMAPAWVVILIISREFAVTGLRLILANEGEVVAANQLGKIKMWTQIIAISSLLLGNVFFELFSIPFDMIMLYVCLIFTLWSGFDYFYLNRRVLLDSK encoded by the coding sequence ATGAATATTCCAAATCAAATTTCCATGTTTCGCATTTTTTTAATTCCAGTATTTATGTTTTTTATGCTTGTAGATTTTAACTGGGGGGATGTTAGCTTCCTCGGAGCTACAATTCCTTTAGGTCATTTAATTGGAGCGATTATTTTTATCATTGCATCCATTACGGATTTTATTGATGGTTATTACGCGAGAAAATATAATCTCGTAACTAATATGGGGAAATTTTTAGATCCATTAGCAGATAAATTATTAGTTTCTGCAGCTCTTATTATATTAGTTCAGTTTGGAATGGCTCCTGCTTGGGTAGTAATATTAATTATTAGCCGTGAATTTGCAGTAACAGGACTACGTTTAATACTTGCAAACGAAGGAGAAGTAGTTGCTGCGAACCAGTTAGGTAAAATTAAAATGTGGACACAAATCATTGCAATATCTTCATTGTTATTAGGGAATGTCTTTTTTGAATTGTTCTCTATCCCATTTGATATGATTATGTTGTATGTATGTCTCATTTTCACCTTATGGTCTGGGTTTGATTACTTCTATTTAAATCGTAGAGTGTTACTTGATTCTAAGTGA
- a CDS encoding helix-turn-helix domain-containing protein has translation MTELGARLKEARIAKGFSIDDLQEITKIQKRYLAGIEEGNYATMPGSFYVRAFIKQYAEAVGLNGDELLDTYKSEIPTPMNEEVSKNITTTPSRRSLGGRSTGKFMEVFPMLVVALFAIAIIVILWFLFQNSPKNDETDPAETDNALTLETKPPTEEKNPVTPTEEEKPDEEVQEEVVEETKPEQQLTFVETQGETTTYDLTGAESYLVKIVATNKTWLNIRDQDNKILVDQAVNAGETFEYDASALTRVRIRLGHTPGNTVSINDQAVEFKSDSTTQNLVIQFNK, from the coding sequence GTGACAGAACTAGGTGCTCGCTTAAAAGAGGCGAGAATTGCAAAAGGATTTAGTATTGATGATTTACAAGAAATCACAAAAATACAAAAGAGATATTTGGCTGGAATAGAAGAAGGAAATTATGCGACTATGCCTGGTTCATTCTATGTGCGTGCTTTTATTAAGCAATATGCAGAAGCCGTTGGTTTAAACGGGGATGAACTATTAGATACTTATAAATCGGAGATTCCAACACCGATGAATGAAGAAGTATCAAAGAATATAACTACAACGCCTTCTCGAAGATCATTAGGCGGTCGTTCAACGGGCAAGTTTATGGAAGTTTTTCCGATGCTAGTAGTTGCACTTTTTGCTATCGCTATTATAGTGATTTTATGGTTTTTATTTCAAAATTCACCGAAGAATGATGAAACGGATCCAGCTGAAACTGACAACGCTTTAACTCTGGAAACAAAACCACCTACAGAGGAAAAGAATCCAGTTACACCAACTGAGGAAGAAAAACCAGACGAAGAAGTACAAGAAGAAGTTGTTGAAGAAACTAAGCCGGAACAACAGTTAACATTTGTAGAAACGCAAGGTGAAACAACAACATATGATTTAACTGGTGCAGAGTCTTATTTAGTTAAAATTGTTGCAACAAATAAAACCTGGCTGAATATTAGAGACCAGGACAACAAAATTTTAGTTGATCAAGCAGTTAATGCAGGTGAAACATTTGAGTATGATGCAAGTGCATTAACACGAGTGCGAATCCGTTTAGGCCATACACCTGGAAATACAGTATCTATAAACGATCAAGCAGTTGAATTTAAATCAGATAGTACTACTCAAAACTTAGTGATACAGTTCAACAAATAG